A region of Rhodospirillales bacterium DNA encodes the following proteins:
- the chrA gene encoding chromate efflux transporter yields the protein MSDSPVAAATPSAAATPAAAVDPSTAAIDHGVTFGEALRVWARVALLSFGGPAGQIAVMHRIVVDEKKWIGEQRFLHALSYCTLLPGPEAQQLATYIGWLMHRTAGGLVAGGLFVLPGIVAIMALSWAYVLLGDVAAVQGLFFGLKAAVLAIVLQAVLRVGGRALRNRVMIGLAVAAFVALFLFSVPFPVVVVAAGLIGFLGARAGSSLFAAGGGHGGGAKNAVADADSLLGARVPDHARPDGRRSIRVALVWLALWLIPVAAILLAVGPSNVFGRIAIFFSQMAVVTFGGAYAVLAYVAQAAVETYGWLKPGEMLDGLGMAETTPGPLIMVLQFVGFMGAFRDPGAMSPLLAGTLGGLLATWVTFAPCFLWIFAGAPYVEAVRGNKALSGALAAITAAVVGVIANLAVWFALNTLFARLDTLRWGPLTLDVPALASVNWAALGLTTVAMILAFGVKLGMTWVLAVCAAAGVALRLAGVV from the coding sequence GTGAGCGACAGCCCGGTCGCGGCCGCCACCCCCTCCGCGGCGGCCACGCCCGCGGCGGCGGTCGATCCATCGACCGCCGCGATCGACCACGGCGTGACTTTCGGCGAGGCGCTGCGCGTCTGGGCGCGGGTGGCGCTGCTGTCGTTCGGCGGCCCGGCCGGACAGATCGCCGTCATGCACCGCATCGTGGTCGACGAGAAGAAGTGGATCGGCGAGCAGCGTTTCCTGCACGCGCTGTCCTACTGCACCCTGCTGCCCGGACCCGAGGCGCAGCAGCTCGCCACCTATATCGGCTGGCTGATGCACCGCACCGCCGGCGGCCTGGTCGCCGGCGGGTTGTTCGTGCTGCCGGGGATCGTGGCGATCATGGCCCTGTCCTGGGCCTACGTGCTGCTGGGCGACGTCGCCGCCGTCCAGGGCCTGTTCTTCGGCCTCAAGGCCGCCGTGCTGGCGATCGTGTTGCAGGCCGTGCTGCGCGTCGGCGGCCGGGCGCTGCGCAATCGCGTGATGATCGGGCTCGCCGTCGCGGCCTTCGTCGCGCTGTTCCTGTTCTCGGTGCCGTTTCCGGTCGTCGTGGTCGCCGCCGGCCTGATCGGCTTCCTTGGCGCGCGCGCCGGCTCGAGCCTGTTCGCGGCCGGTGGCGGCCATGGCGGCGGCGCCAAGAACGCGGTCGCCGACGCCGACAGCCTGCTGGGCGCGCGCGTGCCCGACCACGCCCGCCCGGACGGACGGCGCTCGATCCGCGTCGCGCTGGTCTGGCTGGCGCTGTGGCTGATCCCGGTCGCGGCCATCCTGCTCGCGGTCGGGCCAAGCAACGTGTTCGGCCGCATCGCCATCTTCTTCTCGCAGATGGCCGTGGTGACCTTCGGCGGCGCCTACGCGGTGCTGGCCTATGTCGCGCAGGCCGCCGTCGAGACCTATGGCTGGCTCAAGCCCGGCGAGATGCTGGATGGACTCGGCATGGCCGAGACCACGCCCGGCCCGCTGATCATGGTGCTGCAGTTCGTCGGCTTCATGGGCGCGTTCCGCGATCCCGGCGCGATGTCGCCGCTGCTCGCGGGCACGCTCGGCGGATTGCTGGCGACATGGGTCACCTTCGCGCCGTGCTTCCTCTGGATCTTCGCCGGCGCGCCCTATGTCGAGGCGGTGCGCGGCAACAAGGCGTTGTCGGGCGCGCTGGCCGCGATCACCGCGGCCGTGGTCGGGGTGATCGCCAATCTCGCGGTGTGGTTCGCGCTCAACACGCTGTTCGCGCGCCTCGACACGCTGCGCTGGGGACCGCTGACGCTGGACGTCCCGGCGTTGGCCAGCGTCAACTGGGCGGCGCTGGGGTTGACCACCGTCGCGATGATCCTCGCCTTCGGCGTCAAGCTCGGCATGACCTGGGTGCTTGCGGTCTGCGCCGCCGCCGGCGTCGCGCTACGCTTGGCGGGCGTGGTGTAG
- a CDS encoding damage-inducible protein DinB, whose translation MPATLVGAFRAMAYNNAWANHRLLAACAGLTQAAFEAPRTGFFPSIKATLNHILIIDRFYVDALEGGTLGPKAWADQLPCATVADLQREQSAVDRRLIAFCDALTDAALDGEARVSRGDAGFQIERRDRLLMHVFQHQTHHRGQAHAMLSATDVKPPQLDEFFAAGEAPLRAAEFAALGWTEATVWGEER comes from the coding sequence ATGCCCGCGACTTTGGTCGGCGCCTTCCGCGCCATGGCCTACAACAACGCGTGGGCCAACCACCGTCTGCTCGCGGCGTGCGCCGGGCTGACGCAGGCCGCGTTCGAGGCGCCGCGCACGGGCTTCTTCCCGTCGATCAAGGCGACGCTCAACCACATCCTGATCATCGACCGGTTCTACGTCGACGCGCTCGAGGGCGGCACGCTCGGGCCGAAGGCGTGGGCCGACCAGCTTCCCTGCGCCACGGTCGCCGATCTCCAGCGCGAGCAATCCGCCGTCGACCGCCGCCTGATCGCGTTCTGCGACGCGCTGACCGACGCGGCGCTGGACGGCGAGGCCCGCGTCAGCCGCGGTGATGCCGGATTCCAGATCGAACGCCGCGACCGCCTGTTGATGCACGTCTTCCAGCACCAGACCCACCACCGCGGCCAGGCGCACGCCATGCTGTCGGCCACCGACGTCAAGCCGCCGCAGCTCGACGAGTTCTTCGCCGCCGGCGAGGCGCCCCTGCGCGCCGCCGAGTTCGCGGCCCTGGGCTGGACCGAGGCGACGGTGTGGGGCGAAGAGCGCTGA
- a CDS encoding glucose 1-dehydrogenase has product MAGRVDGKVVLVTGAGSGIGRATARLLAAEGATVVVTDIDAAGGQETVQQIGGRARFMAHDATSEADWKRVVADTVAAFGGLHGLVNNAGISGPIPSRFETEELSLWKRILAVNVEGVFLGCKHGVPAIRASGGGSVVNLSSLAALLGTPDLAAYGASKGAVRQFTKTVAIDCARKGYKVRCNSVHPGIIMTPMGESLLSTEQARERAVRSIPLRVFGAPEDIGYGILYLISDESRFVTGSELVIDGGMNAI; this is encoded by the coding sequence ATGGCCGGGCGTGTCGATGGAAAAGTGGTGCTGGTGACCGGCGCGGGCTCGGGGATCGGGCGCGCGACGGCGCGGCTGCTGGCGGCGGAGGGCGCCACGGTCGTGGTCACCGACATCGACGCCGCCGGCGGCCAGGAGACGGTCCAGCAGATCGGCGGCCGCGCCCGCTTCATGGCGCACGACGCCACCAGCGAGGCGGACTGGAAGCGCGTCGTCGCCGACACCGTGGCGGCGTTCGGCGGGCTGCACGGGCTGGTCAACAACGCCGGCATCAGCGGGCCGATCCCCAGCCGCTTCGAGACCGAGGAGCTGTCGCTGTGGAAGCGCATCCTCGCGGTCAACGTCGAGGGCGTGTTCCTCGGCTGCAAGCACGGCGTGCCGGCGATCCGCGCCTCGGGCGGCGGCTCGGTGGTGAACCTGTCGTCGCTGGCGGCGCTGCTGGGCACGCCCGACCTCGCGGCCTACGGCGCCAGCAAGGGCGCGGTGCGGCAGTTCACCAAGACCGTGGCGATCGACTGCGCCCGCAAGGGCTACAAGGTGCGCTGCAACTCCGTGCATCCCGGCATCATCATGACGCCGATGGGCGAGAGCCTGTTGTCGACCGAGCAGGCGCGCGAGCGCGCCGTGCGCAGCATCCCGCTGAGGGTGTTCGGCGCGCCGGAGGACATCGGCTACGGCATCCTCTACCTGATCTCCGACGAGTCGCGCTTCGTCACCGGCTCGGAGCTGGTGATCGACGGCGGCATGAACGCGATCTGA
- a CDS encoding molybdopterin guanine dinucleotide-containing S/N-oxide reductase: protein MTVLTSTHWGVYEVEMRDGQARALKPFAGDPDPSPIGLHMLDPAVGRLRVLRPAVRESWLRHGPGAATDKRGEEPFVEVGWDRAEALVAAEIERVRSKHGNAAIFGGSYGWSSAGRFHHAQSQIHRFLNACGGYVRHVDSYSLGAARVLMPHIVASMEELFAIHTSWDVLAANTKLFVTFGGVPRKNAQVNAGGPSEHRVRDGLRRLRAAGARFVNVTPTADDLDTGGEDEWIAIRPNTDTAMLLAMAYVVHDERLHDRGFLDRCCVGFDRFTPYLTGAVDGVAKDPRWAEAICGVPAERIASLAREMAGTRTMLNIAWSLQRSHHGEQPFWSLVALACMLGQIGLPGGGFGLGYGAVNLMGSPNARFPGPTLPQGDNAVKAFIPVARIADMLLNPGATFDYNGARHTYPDIRLVMWAGGNPFHHHQDLNRLRRAWRKPETIVFNEQFWTPAAKMADIVLPATMSLERDDIGSATRERHVIAMKAARTPPGEARDDYAIYAGIARRLGVEAAYTEGLDTMGWLERLYGESRARAAKAGVALPSFDDFWTAGIATAADPTEPPVMFKDFRADPAAHPLKTPSGRIEIFSERIASFGYDDCPGHPVWMEPREWLGAAHAGKFPLHLISDQPSDKLHSQLDHSPHSAATKVNGRQPVTISAVDARARGIAHGDLVRVFNERGACLASAAVSERIRQGVARLSTGAWFDPERGGANRPLEKHGNPNALTLDIGASKLSQGSVAQTCLVEIERHDGAAPAVTAHTLPRFAAE, encoded by the coding sequence ATGACTGTGCTGACTTCGACCCACTGGGGCGTCTACGAGGTCGAGATGCGCGACGGCCAGGCGCGTGCGCTGAAGCCGTTCGCCGGCGATCCCGATCCCTCGCCGATCGGTCTGCACATGCTCGATCCCGCGGTCGGCCGGCTGCGCGTGCTGCGGCCGGCGGTGCGCGAGAGCTGGCTGCGGCACGGGCCGGGCGCGGCGACCGACAAGCGCGGCGAGGAGCCGTTCGTCGAGGTGGGCTGGGACCGCGCCGAGGCGCTGGTCGCCGCCGAGATCGAGCGCGTACGCTCCAAGCACGGCAACGCCGCGATCTTCGGCGGCTCCTACGGCTGGTCGAGCGCCGGCCGCTTCCACCACGCCCAGAGCCAGATCCACCGCTTCCTCAACGCCTGCGGCGGCTACGTGCGCCACGTCGATTCCTACAGCCTCGGCGCCGCGCGCGTGCTCATGCCGCACATCGTCGCCTCGATGGAGGAGCTGTTCGCGATCCACACCAGCTGGGACGTGCTGGCCGCGAACACGAAGCTGTTCGTCACGTTCGGCGGCGTGCCGCGCAAGAACGCGCAGGTCAACGCGGGCGGCCCGTCGGAGCACCGCGTGCGCGACGGCCTGCGCCGGCTGCGCGCCGCCGGCGCGCGCTTCGTCAACGTCACGCCCACCGCCGACGACCTCGACACCGGCGGCGAGGACGAGTGGATCGCGATCCGGCCGAACACCGACACCGCCATGCTGCTGGCGATGGCCTACGTGGTCCACGACGAGAGGCTGCACGACCGCGGCTTCCTCGACCGCTGCTGCGTCGGCTTCGACCGCTTCACGCCGTATCTCACCGGCGCGGTCGACGGCGTGGCCAAGGATCCGCGCTGGGCCGAGGCGATCTGCGGCGTGCCGGCGGAGCGCATCGCGTCGCTGGCGCGCGAGATGGCGGGCACGCGCACGATGCTCAACATCGCGTGGTCGCTGCAGCGCTCGCACCACGGCGAGCAGCCGTTCTGGTCGCTGGTGGCGCTGGCCTGCATGCTCGGGCAGATCGGCCTGCCCGGCGGCGGCTTCGGGCTGGGCTACGGCGCCGTCAACCTGATGGGCAGCCCGAACGCGCGCTTCCCCGGGCCGACGCTGCCGCAGGGCGACAACGCGGTGAAGGCGTTCATCCCGGTCGCGCGCATCGCCGACATGCTGCTGAACCCCGGCGCGACGTTCGACTACAACGGCGCGCGCCATACGTATCCCGACATCCGCCTCGTGATGTGGGCGGGCGGCAATCCATTCCACCACCACCAGGACCTCAACCGCCTGCGCCGGGCGTGGCGCAAGCCCGAGACGATCGTGTTCAACGAGCAGTTCTGGACGCCGGCCGCGAAGATGGCCGACATCGTGCTGCCGGCGACGATGTCGCTGGAGCGCGACGACATCGGCTCGGCGACACGCGAGCGGCACGTGATCGCGATGAAGGCGGCGCGCACGCCGCCGGGCGAGGCGCGCGACGACTACGCGATCTACGCCGGCATCGCGCGGCGTCTCGGCGTCGAGGCCGCCTACACCGAGGGGCTCGACACGATGGGCTGGCTGGAGCGGCTCTACGGCGAGAGCCGCGCGCGCGCCGCCAAGGCCGGCGTCGCGCTGCCGTCGTTCGACGATTTCTGGACGGCGGGAATCGCCACCGCGGCGGATCCGACCGAGCCGCCGGTCATGTTCAAGGATTTCCGCGCCGATCCCGCCGCGCATCCACTCAAGACGCCGTCGGGCCGCATCGAGATCTTCTCGGAGCGCATCGCCTCGTTCGGCTACGACGACTGCCCCGGCCATCCCGTGTGGATGGAGCCGCGCGAATGGCTGGGCGCGGCGCACGCCGGAAAATTCCCGCTGCACCTGATCTCGGACCAGCCCTCGGACAAGCTGCACAGCCAGCTCGACCACAGCCCGCACAGCGCCGCCACCAAGGTCAACGGCCGCCAGCCGGTCACGATCAGCGCCGTCGACGCGCGCGCCCGCGGCATCGCCCATGGCGATCTGGTGCGCGTGTTCAACGAGCGCGGCGCCTGCCTCGCCTCGGCCGCCGTCAGCGAGCGCATCCGCCAGGGCGTGGCGCGGTTGTCGACCGGCGCGTGGTTCGATCCCGAGCGCGGCGGCGCCAACCGGCCGCTGGAGAAGCACGGCAACCCCAACGCGCTGACGCTCGACATCGGCGCGTCGAAGCTCTCGCAGGGCAGCGTCGCGCAGACCTGCCTGGTCGAGATCGAGCGCCATGACGGCGCCGCGCCGGCGGTCACCGCGCACACCCTGCCGCGCTTCGCCGCGGAGTAG
- a CDS encoding YaiI/YqxD family protein, translated as MSATPAITIYIDGDACPVKAETYRVAARHGVKTILVANAFMMVPPSPLIERVVVSDGFDAADDWIAGRAGALDIVVTADIPLADRCIKAGATVIGNTGKPFTPDSIGAALAMRELMQDLRAMGEVSGGPKPMAAADRSRFLSALDAAIVRLRKRPPPRLAAAGVRP; from the coding sequence ATGTCAGCGACGCCGGCCATCACGATCTACATCGACGGCGACGCCTGCCCGGTGAAGGCCGAGACCTACCGCGTGGCGGCGCGCCACGGCGTCAAGACCATCCTGGTCGCCAACGCGTTCATGATGGTGCCGCCGAGCCCGTTGATCGAGCGCGTCGTCGTCAGCGACGGCTTCGACGCGGCCGACGACTGGATCGCCGGGCGCGCCGGCGCCCTCGACATCGTCGTCACCGCCGACATCCCGCTGGCCGACCGCTGCATCAAGGCCGGCGCCACCGTCATCGGCAACACCGGCAAGCCGTTCACACCGGATTCGATCGGCGCGGCGCTGGCGATGCGCGAACTGATGCAGGACCTGCGCGCGATGGGCGAGGTGTCCGGCGGGCCGAAGCCGATGGCCGCCGCCGACCGCTCGCGCTTCCTCTCGGCGCTCGACGCCGCCATCGTGCGGCTGCGCAAGCGTCCGCCGCCGCGGTTGGCGGCGGCCGGAGTCCGTCCGTGA
- the arfB gene encoding aminoacyl-tRNA hydrolase encodes MIRINRRVALDEGEIEESFVRASGPGGQNVNKVSTAVELRFDVRNSPSLPDDVRARLERLAGRRLTRDGVLVIKAQDHRTQTMNRAAALARLVGLVEEAAVVPVARRATRPTHGSKLRRLESKAKRATVKGLRGGRPSADHD; translated from the coding sequence GTGATCCGGATCAACCGGCGCGTCGCGCTCGACGAGGGCGAGATCGAGGAGAGTTTCGTGCGCGCCTCGGGCCCCGGCGGGCAGAACGTCAACAAGGTCTCGACGGCGGTGGAGCTGCGCTTCGACGTCCGCAATTCGCCGTCGCTGCCGGACGACGTGCGCGCGCGTCTCGAGCGGCTGGCCGGGCGCCGGCTGACGCGCGACGGCGTGCTTGTCATCAAGGCGCAGGACCACCGCACCCAGACCATGAACCGCGCCGCGGCGCTGGCGCGCCTGGTCGGGCTGGTGGAGGAGGCGGCCGTGGTGCCGGTGGCGCGCCGCGCCACCCGGCCGACGCACGGCTCGAAGCTGCGCCGGCTCGAATCGAAGGCCAAGCGGGCGACCGTGAAGGGCCTGCGCGGCGGCCGTCCGTCGGCCGACCACGACTGA
- a CDS encoding SDR family oxidoreductase — protein sequence MRLKGKIAVVIGAGQSPGSGIGNGRATVLRFAQEGAATLAVDRDLASAEETAGLARKEGGDCVAFEADVTREATLKAAIDEAVRRWGRIDILHYNVGVSIAGGDAGPLEITEEAFDRVNAINLRGAVMACKHALPIMRAQKSGVIIQISSVASGSNYPYVAYKASKAAMIAYTEQLAIQNAEFGVRANCILPGLMDTPMAVDTRARKTNRSRAEVAAERDSRVPLRAKMGTGWDVANAALFLASDEANFITGVALAVDGGALLNLVRE from the coding sequence ATGCGGCTCAAGGGCAAGATCGCCGTCGTCATCGGCGCCGGGCAGAGCCCCGGCTCCGGCATCGGCAACGGGCGCGCCACGGTGCTGCGCTTCGCGCAGGAGGGCGCCGCCACGCTGGCGGTCGACCGCGACCTGGCGTCGGCCGAGGAGACCGCCGGGCTGGCGCGCAAGGAGGGCGGCGACTGCGTCGCCTTCGAGGCCGACGTCACGCGCGAGGCGACGCTGAAGGCCGCGATCGACGAGGCGGTGCGCCGCTGGGGCCGGATCGACATCCTGCACTACAACGTCGGCGTCTCGATCGCCGGCGGCGACGCCGGGCCGCTGGAGATCACCGAGGAGGCGTTCGACCGCGTCAACGCCATCAACCTGCGCGGCGCGGTGATGGCCTGCAAGCACGCGCTGCCGATCATGCGCGCGCAGAAATCGGGCGTGATCATCCAGATCTCGTCGGTCGCGTCGGGATCGAACTATCCCTACGTCGCCTACAAGGCGTCGAAGGCCGCGATGATCGCCTACACCGAGCAGCTGGCCATCCAGAACGCCGAGTTCGGCGTGCGCGCCAACTGCATCCTGCCCGGCTTGATGGACACGCCGATGGCGGTCGACACGCGCGCCCGCAAGACCAACCGCAGCCGCGCCGAGGTCGCCGCCGAACGCGATTCGCGCGTGCCGCTGCGCGCCAAGATGGGCACCGGCTGGGACGTCGCCAACGCCGCGCTGTTCCTCGCCTCCGACGAGGCCAATTTCATCACCGGCGTGGCGCTCGCCGTCGACGGCGGCGCGCTGCTCAACCTCGTCCGGGAGTGA
- a CDS encoding carboxymuconolactone decarboxylase family protein: MARLPYLTKDDLKAEDKELLARDIALYRILSHSPDAARAFGTLGKFIRFGSKLDGRLRELAILQVGYLARSPYEYSHHIKIGYDFGVTDSDIQAMIDETEGRPTSLPALDKAVLRAAREMTTGLAMSDATFAELKAALPNDLLLDLTIAIAFYNGVVRVLATMRVDVEPEYMKYLEKFPLPKD; encoded by the coding sequence ATGGCCCGCCTGCCCTATCTCACGAAGGACGACCTCAAGGCCGAGGACAAGGAGCTACTGGCGCGCGACATCGCGCTCTACCGCATCCTCTCGCACAGCCCCGACGCGGCCCGCGCCTTCGGCACGCTGGGCAAGTTCATCCGCTTCGGCAGCAAGCTCGACGGCCGGCTGCGCGAGCTGGCGATCCTGCAGGTCGGCTACCTCGCGCGCTCGCCCTACGAGTATTCGCACCACATCAAGATCGGCTACGATTTCGGCGTCACCGATTCCGACATCCAGGCGATGATCGACGAGACCGAGGGCCGGCCGACCAGCCTGCCGGCGCTCGACAAGGCGGTGCTTCGCGCCGCGCGGGAGATGACCACCGGCCTGGCGATGAGCGACGCGACCTTCGCCGAGCTCAAGGCGGCGCTGCCCAACGACCTGCTGCTCGATCTCACCATCGCCATCGCTTTCTACAACGGCGTCGTGCGGGTGCTGGCGACGATGCGGGTCGACGTCGAGCCCGAGTACATGAAATATCTGGAGAAGTTTCCGCTGCCGAAGGATTGA